In Chitinophagaceae bacterium C216, the genomic stretch AAACCTTCAGCTACAGCAAATTGCTGAGCACCACTTCCCACCAACATTACATGTGGTGTTTTTTCCATAACACGTCTGGCTACAGCAATAGGATGTTTAATTCTTTCCAAAAAAGCCACGCTACCACAGTTAAACTGATGATCCATAATGCTGGCATCCAGTGTTACAATGCCATCCCGATCAGGATTAGCGCCCAATCCCACGCAGCAATTAATCTCATCCTCAGTTACCATAACTCCTTTTTCAACGGCATCCAGAGCGCTTCCACCTTTGCCCAAAACCTCCCAAGCTCCCTTATTGGCGCGCAAGCCCGCATCCCAAGTAGAAACAACAACAGGACCATTAATAGCGTCGGTTTGGGCAAGAGTTTTGCTCCCCAACACCCCAAAAACTCCCGTAAGTGCACTTAATTGTAAAAACTTTTTGCGATTCATAGGACGTATTTATGGATCGAAAATAGTATTTTAAACATATGTTTGCAATTAATTTAAATCCGAAATAAACAACAATTACTCTAGTTCACTGTTACATAGCTAAAAGATTAATACATGAACATTGAAATTATATCCGGTAGTCCCAGAAAAGAAAGTTTAACCGTAAGAGCAGCATATACTTTACAACAATGGTTTGAAAAAAATACCAGTCATCATATAGGTATTATCGACTGTAGAGAATTTCAGCTTCCATGGGTAGAAAGGGCATTTAATTCTATTGACAATACTCCTGATGAATGGAAACCACTGTTTGAACGCATTTTTAAAGCTGATGCTTTTATCTTCGTGTCACCGGAATATAATGGCAGTTATTCTCCTGCATTAAAAAATTTGGTAGATCATTTTCCCAAACAATTACATAAAGCGCTGGGCATTGTTACAGCTTCGAATGGTGCATTAGGAGGCATGAGAGCTGCTCAGCAGCTGATTTTACTGGGAGCAGGAGTATTTACTATCGTCAGCCCACAACTACTGATTATCCCGCAGATTGATAAAAAAATAGACGCACAAGGCAATTTGCTGGAACCCGCCTTTGAAAAAAGCATCCACAATTTCGCTTCCGAGTTTTTGTGGCTGGCAGAAAAATTAGCACAATAGATGAAATCCACTATTGACGAAATTCGTGAAAGATTCGATAAAGACGTAGAACGTTTCTCCAATTTGGAAACCGGCCAGCAATCCACTATTGATTCCACGATTTCGTTGGAGCTGATTACCGAAGCGGCCAAAAGAGTTGTTCCTCATGCCACCCATTTGCTGGATGTAGGCTGTGGTGCCGGGAACTATACGCTGAAAATGCTTTCCAAGCTACCCTCTTTACATTGTAGTCTCGTAGACCTGAGTAAGCCCATGCTGGAAAGAGCCGAAAGCAGAATCAAAGCCGTGCCCAATGGAGGCATCGAAATTTATCAAGGAGATATACGTACCATATCGTTACCTGAATTATCGTTCGATATCATTTTAGCTGGTGCTGTTTTACATCACCTGCGCGAGGATCAAGATTGGGAAAATACATTCCAAAAACTATACAAATTATTGAAACCGGGAGGCTGTTTATTTATAAGTGATCTCGTAACGCAGGAAGACGAAGCCGTGCACCATTTTATCTGGGAGCAATATGGGAAATACCTCGAAGGCATAGGAGGAGCGGCTTATCGTAACAAAGTGATGGATTATATCGAAAAAGAAGATTCACCACGCTCTCTCACCTATCAGTTACATCTTATGCAAAAAACAGGATTTCAAAAAATAGAGGTTTTACATAAGCATTTATGCTTTGCAGCCTTCGGTGGTATTAAATAACTAGCGATTGTTCATATAAGTCTCTAGTCGCTTCCTAGCTTTTTTAAATACGGAGCGTTTCATATAATATGTCCAGCCAAACAAATAGCCTTTCCAACCGAAATGCTGAGTCATCCAGGTATTGATATTAAAGGCATCACTATGCTCCACAATGATCCCCTTATTGATACGCATAAATGCCTTTGCTTTTTTGATTATTTGACGTCCAGTAACTATATCATTATACTTTGCGGTCCAATTACACGTAATGTATTCTTCATCGATTTCCGTAATGGTTCCGAATGTCAATGAAAAATGATGAACCTCTTTGCAAAACAGTTCCCACATACAGTGCACTTCCTGGCCTTGTAATAAACCATACACCGGATTGCTATAGACGATATCTTCAGCATAACAACTGTTCATAATCGCTGCATTTCTACGGCTAAATGCCTCATAAAACTTTTCTACCACTTGTTTGTTTGTCATACTAAAACTTTTTAAGCAACCGTTTGCACTTACCGTACCGCAATATACTCTTAAAAAAATACTTATCTTGGCACACAATATCTAAAACCTAATTTTTATGCGCAAAATCTGTACTTTTCTCCTACTATTTATTATTGCTTCTCAACTGATTGCACAGGAAATCAGCATCATTCCGAAACCTACCTCTCTAACAAAGAAAACCGGAACATTTGTTATTACTTCTAAAACGCCTATTATAGCTAAAACCCAAGATGATATTAAATCGGCAAACTTCCTTAACGACTACCTCAAAACCTGTTACGGTTTCCAATTACCCATTAAATCTTCAGGTAATAACGGTATCGTTATTACGTCTATCAATACAGCCGACAATAAAGAAGGGTATACCTTAGATGCCGGTCCCAAAGGAATTAAAATAAAAGGCAACTCTCCTGCAGGCGCCTTCTATGGTATTCAGACGCTGTTACAATTATTACCTGTTGAAAAATCAAATGTATTAAAAGTTCCAGCTGTTGCCATCAAAGATGCTCCGGTAGCTGGTTATAGAGGATTGATGCTGGATGTATGCCGTCATTATTTTCCACTGGACTTTATTAAAAGATATATTGATTATATCGCCTTTCATAAAATGAATACCTTCCACTGGCACCTGACAGAAGACCAGGGATGGCGTATAGAAATCAAAAAATATCCAAAGTTAAATAGTGTGGGTTCTTGGCGTAATGGTACTATAATCGGCCGGTTCCCAGGCACAGGGAATACCAATCAGCGCTATGGCGGATATTATACCCAAGAAGAAGTAAAAGAAATTGTAAAATACGCAGCAGACAGATTCATCACCGTTATACCTGAAATAGAAATGCCAGGTCATGCCAGTGCAGCCATTGCAGCCTATCCGCATCTGAGCTGCTTCCCTGAAAAATCATCCTATGAATACTTTATAAAAGAAAAAAACAAACCCGAATATTGGGCTGGAGATACTATAGGCAAACAGGTAATGCAAAGTTGGGGTGTGTATGCCGATGTTTTTTGTGCCGGCAAAGAAAGTACCTTCGAGTTTTTGCAGGATGTATTGGATGAGGTATTACCTTTATTTCCTTCCCAAATTGTACATATCGGCGGTGACGAATGTCCCAAATATAATTGGGAAAGATGTCCTAATTGCCAAAAGCGTATTCAAGAGCTCAACATCAAATCAGACGAAAAACACAAAGCCGAGCACTATCTACAAAGTTATTTTGTACAAAGAATCGAAAAATATTTAAACAGCAAAGGCAAAATTCTTATTGGCTGGGATGAAATACTGGAAGGTGGCTTAGCTCCTAATGCATGGGTTATGAGCTGGCGTGGTGAAAAAGGAGGTATCGAAGCAGCAAAGCAACGCCATAACGTAATCATGACTCCCACAACCTATGTATATCTCGATTATCAACAAGCCCCTAAAGAAGATTCTGTAACCATTACAAATAATCGCTCGCATCTATCATTAGAAAAAGTGTATAGCTGGAAATTATTCCCCGATGCATTAACCGACGAAGAAAAACAGTAT encodes the following:
- the azr gene encoding FMN-dependent NADPH-azoreductase, with amino-acid sequence MNIEIISGSPRKESLTVRAAYTLQQWFEKNTSHHIGIIDCREFQLPWVERAFNSIDNTPDEWKPLFERIFKADAFIFVSPEYNGSYSPALKNLVDHFPKQLHKALGIVTASNGALGGMRAAQQLILLGAGVFTIVSPQLLIIPQIDKKIDAQGNLLEPAFEKSIHNFASEFLWLAEKLAQ
- the cmoA_2 gene encoding Carboxy-S-adenosyl-L-methionine synthase, yielding MKSTIDEIRERFDKDVERFSNLETGQQSTIDSTISLELITEAAKRVVPHATHLLDVGCGAGNYTLKMLSKLPSLHCSLVDLSKPMLERAESRIKAVPNGGIEIYQGDIRTISLPELSFDIILAGAVLHHLREDQDWENTFQKLYKLLKPGGCLFISDLVTQEDEAVHHFIWEQYGKYLEGIGGAAYRNKVMDYIEKEDSPRSLTYQLHLMQKTGFQKIEVLHKHLCFAAFGGIK
- the exoI_2 gene encoding Beta-hexosaminidase translates to MRKICTFLLLFIIASQLIAQEISIIPKPTSLTKKTGTFVITSKTPIIAKTQDDIKSANFLNDYLKTCYGFQLPIKSSGNNGIVITSINTADNKEGYTLDAGPKGIKIKGNSPAGAFYGIQTLLQLLPVEKSNVLKVPAVAIKDAPVAGYRGLMLDVCRHYFPLDFIKRYIDYIAFHKMNTFHWHLTEDQGWRIEIKKYPKLNSVGSWRNGTIIGRFPGTGNTNQRYGGYYTQEEVKEIVKYAADRFITVIPEIEMPGHASAAIAAYPHLSCFPEKSSYEYFIKEKNKPEYWAGDTIGKQVMQSWGVYADVFCAGKESTFEFLQDVLDEVLPLFPSQIVHIGGDECPKYNWERCPNCQKRIQELNIKSDEKHKAEHYLQSYFVQRIEKYLNSKGKILIGWDEILEGGLAPNAWVMSWRGEKGGIEAAKQRHNVIMTPTTYVYLDYQQAPKEDSVTITNNRSHLSLEKVYSWKLFPDALTDEEKQYIKGGQANLWAEYISNPRKAEYMLFPRVSAVSETLWTPQSEKNWDDFVKRVEVQKKRYKLWGVNFYGND